One Candidatus Poribacteria bacterium genomic region harbors:
- a CDS encoding transposase, which translates to MILDTMFAFTFKLFRAPRNRNLKRLVWIAHDIFNYFLGWQRTRYSLGLPYMSFYEMSREFTSLRKSHPEIFSHWRELDSWAARRVLKRLDDGYQRFFKKIAKRPPKFRSWRNPYSFTMGPSGFEFADPEEGDLGFGIYGDKVRIMKRHYRFNLSRPILGNIKTVAVKEDGLGDFYMSVVTDHIATESTPKTGKAAGYDFGIKTLFTCSDGTQRESPHFYSTSHADLKSAQQRHSSKVKGSHNRERERLNTARVHRKIRRQREDHHWKLAKSLVHQHDILCFETLCFEGMKRLWGRKVSDIAPYGFHQKLQHQAKKHGKQLCYIDRFEPTSKTCSTCGQPQMFMDLSVRYWRCQGCKTNHHRDVNAAVNILKVGTSTFGLEGVRLALASNPRRLHPKSIPHNPTAKQTDSL; encoded by the coding sequence TTGATACTTGATACCATGTTTGCTTTTACTTTTAAACTCTTTCGTGCCCCCCGCAATCGCAACTTAAAACGCTTAGTGTGGATTGCACATGATATATTTAACTACTTTCTCGGGTGGCAACGCACGCGATATTCTCTCGGATTGCCGTATATGTCTTTCTATGAGATGTCGCGAGAGTTCACCAGCCTGCGTAAATCACACCCTGAGATATTTTCCCATTGGCGTGAGTTAGATTCTTGGGCTGCCCGCCGGGTACTCAAACGGCTTGATGACGGATACCAGCGATTCTTTAAGAAGATAGCCAAACGTCCGCCGAAGTTCCGTTCTTGGAGAAATCCATATTCCTTCACGATGGGTCCATCAGGATTTGAGTTTGCCGACCCCGAAGAAGGCGATCTTGGATTTGGTATCTATGGTGACAAAGTGCGTATCATGAAACGCCACTATCGTTTTAATCTCAGTCGTCCGATACTCGGAAATATTAAGACCGTTGCCGTCAAAGAAGATGGCCTTGGTGATTTCTATATGTCTGTTGTAACAGACCACATCGCAACCGAATCTACACCTAAGACGGGTAAAGCTGCAGGGTATGACTTCGGTATCAAAACGCTGTTCACCTGTTCCGATGGCACACAACGAGAATCCCCTCACTTCTATAGCACCTCACACGCTGATTTGAAATCTGCCCAACAAAGGCATTCAAGCAAAGTCAAAGGTAGTCATAACAGAGAGCGAGAGCGTTTAAACACTGCCCGTGTTCACCGAAAAATCAGACGGCAGCGCGAGGACCATCATTGGAAACTCGCCAAGTCTTTAGTGCATCAGCACGATATACTCTGTTTTGAGACGCTTTGCTTTGAAGGAATGAAACGTCTCTGGGGACGTAAAGTCTCTGATATTGCGCCGTATGGGTTCCATCAGAAGTTGCAGCACCAAGCCAAAAAACATGGGAAGCAACTTTGCTATATTGATCGGTTTGAACCCACGTCAAAAACGTGTAGCACCTGCGGACAGCCTCAAATGTTCATGGACTTGTCAGTGCGTTACTGGCGGTGTCAAGGGTGTAAAACGAATCACCATCGCGACGTGAACGCCGCGGTCAACATTCTTAAGGTTGGGACATCAACCTTTGGGTTAGAAGGTGTCAGACTTGCGCTCGCAAGTAACCCTCGCAGACTTCATCCGAAGTCTATACCCCACAATCCCACTGCAAAGCAAACGGATTCTCTTTAG
- a CDS encoding retroviral-like aspartic protease family protein produces MEQTTQIELTNQSDLILVRAGVMKPEDVRRLTVEEALVDTGATGLCLPAPLIEQLGLTPLRRVQAETANGMVERVIYSEVEYTVLERSDSIRVTDLPEGMPILVGHMILEALDLCVDMKKGLIHNPEHGGEWRIRIL; encoded by the coding sequence ATGGAACAGACAACACAAATAGAACTAACAAATCAGAGCGATCTGATTTTGGTAAGAGCAGGCGTTATGAAACCCGAAGATGTTCGACGACTGACCGTCGAAGAAGCACTCGTTGATACTGGTGCCACAGGACTTTGTTTACCCGCACCGCTTATCGAACAACTCGGACTTACGCCACTCAGAAGGGTTCAAGCAGAAACCGCCAATGGTATGGTAGAACGCGTTATTTATTCAGAGGTGGAATATACCGTTCTGGAACGAAGCGACTCTATTCGGGTAACAGACCTCCCCGAGGGTATGCCTATCCTCGTTGGACACATGATCTTAGAGGCTCTTGACCTCTGTGTTGACATGAAAAAAGGATTAATTCATAATCCTGAGCACGGTGGAGAATGGAGAATAAGGATTCTATGA
- a CDS encoding type II toxin-antitoxin system HicA family toxin — MQETLDAIFRTPDPITLKWWRVESFLTTYRAKSIKGKESRVRFELNGAIVTFHRPHSEKEAYPYQVKDARRFLEEQR; from the coding sequence ATCCAGGAAACTTTAGACGCTATTTTCAGAACACCGGACCCGATAACATTAAAATGGTGGAGGGTAGAGTCTTTCTTGACTACGTATAGAGCAAAATCCATTAAGGGAAAAGAATCGAGGGTGAGGTTTGAATTGAATGGTGCTATCGTAACCTTTCACCGTCCTCACAGTGAAAAAGAAGCATACCCTTATCAAGTGAAGGACGCTCGGCGTTTTTTGGAAGAGCAAAGATAA
- a CDS encoding DUF1501 domain-containing protein has protein sequence MAMDIHEETNLRLTRRTFLGKTVRSVGSLALASLLTPSLVNAAPEIERWPGIVTTPHVPPKAKTIIHLCMAGGPSHLETLDYKPKLAELHGQPMPKSFTEGQPIAQLQGQADSLKCLGPTHEFKKYGQSGQEMSTAFPHIGSLADDICIVRSLKTEQINHDPAHTFMNTGTAIAGRPSMGSWLLYGLGSENENLPGYVVLTSSGGGQDQPIATRQWHSGFLPGQFQGVQFHSTGDPVHYVTNPGGVNTEQQRDVVDAVQSLNSMLDETVDDPAISTRISQYEMAFRMQTSVPELTDISKEPQHVLDAYGAKPGDGSYASNCLLARRLAERGVRFIQLYHRGWDHHGGIENAIKTTSGYVDKATAALVNDLKQRGMLDETLVIWGGEFGRTPMAQGTGRDHHIKGFSMWMAGGGIKGGVSYGNTDELGYNAVENIVHVHDFHATMLHLFGINHEKLVYRFQGRDFRLTDVHGHVVRDILA, from the coding sequence ATGGCTATGGATATTCATGAAGAAACCAACTTACGCCTTACGAGGCGGACATTTCTGGGAAAAACGGTGCGGAGTGTTGGATCGCTCGCGCTTGCATCTTTACTGACACCATCACTTGTTAATGCTGCACCGGAGATTGAGCGGTGGCCAGGTATTGTTACCACACCACATGTACCACCGAAAGCAAAAACTATTATCCACCTCTGTATGGCAGGCGGTCCGTCACATCTGGAGACTTTGGATTACAAACCGAAACTCGCAGAACTCCATGGGCAACCGATGCCAAAGTCTTTCACTGAAGGGCAGCCGATTGCACAGCTCCAAGGACAAGCGGATTCACTCAAGTGCTTAGGTCCAACACATGAATTCAAAAAATATGGGCAATCGGGGCAGGAGATGAGTACGGCGTTTCCACATATTGGAAGCCTCGCTGATGATATTTGCATCGTTCGCTCCCTGAAAACCGAGCAGATTAACCACGATCCAGCACACACCTTTATGAACACTGGCACTGCAATTGCGGGAAGACCGAGTATGGGTTCGTGGTTGCTCTACGGACTTGGCAGTGAGAACGAAAACCTACCCGGCTATGTTGTTCTCACCTCTTCTGGTGGTGGTCAAGATCAACCGATTGCAACCCGGCAGTGGCATAGCGGATTTCTGCCTGGTCAGTTTCAAGGTGTCCAGTTCCATTCAACTGGCGATCCCGTTCATTATGTCACCAATCCCGGTGGTGTGAACACAGAACAACAGCGAGACGTTGTGGATGCCGTGCAATCGTTGAACAGTATGCTCGACGAGACTGTGGACGATCCGGCAATCTCGACGCGTATCAGTCAATACGAGATGGCGTTCCGCATGCAGACGAGTGTCCCGGAGTTGACCGACATCTCTAAAGAGCCACAGCACGTTCTGGATGCGTACGGCGCGAAGCCGGGTGATGGTTCCTACGCCTCAAACTGCCTGCTCGCACGACGCTTAGCCGAACGTGGCGTGCGATTTATCCAACTCTACCACCGTGGTTGGGACCATCACGGCGGCATTGAGAACGCTATTAAGACAACCTCTGGCTATGTTGATAAGGCAACCGCTGCGCTCGTCAACGATCTGAAACAGCGTGGCATGTTAGACGAAACCTTGGTGATCTGGGGTGGTGAGTTTGGTCGGACACCAATGGCACAAGGCACCGGACGCGACCATCACATCAAAGGATTTTCGATGTGGATGGCGGGTGGTGGCATCAAAGGTGGTGTTAGTTACGGAAACACTGATGAGTTGGGATATAATGCCGTTGAAAATATCGTGCATGTCCACGACTTCCATGCCACGATGCTGCACCTCTTCGGGATTAACCATGAGAAACTCGTCTATCGCTTCCAAGGCAGAGACTTCCGCCTCACCGATGTCCATGGGCATGTCGTCCGTGACATTTTGGCTTAA
- a CDS encoding type II toxin-antitoxin system HicB family antitoxin → MKYKEYSAHIEYSEEDGCFVGHIAGITDIIGFHADTDSELQAAFEEAVEDYLETCERLNKPPQKSYSGKLRLRIPPDIHVAIAEAAEASGKSLDQWATETFMHAVSVQSKTLAPES, encoded by the coding sequence ATGAAGTACAAAGAGTATAGCGCACACATTGAGTACAGTGAAGAAGACGGATGTTTCGTCGGTCATATTGCAGGTATAACCGACATTATCGGGTTTCACGCGGACACTGATTCTGAACTTCAAGCGGCTTTTGAAGAAGCCGTGGAAGATTATCTGGAAACGTGTGAAAGACTGAATAAGCCACCTCAAAAGTCATATTCCGGAAAGTTAAGATTGCGAATTCCGCCGGACATCCATGTAGCGATTGCAGAAGCTGCGGAAGCCAGTGGGAAAAGCCTTGACCAATGGGCGACAGAAACTTTCATGCATGCGGTTTCTGTGCAGTCAAAGACCTTGGCACCAGAGTCCTAA
- a CDS encoding serine hydrolase: MRKSEVAKLRKTDRILVYISFLLILTVSAFSHEFPMVEPEAVGLSTERLSRIDKVMETHIAQQKIAGGVILIERYGKIAYLGAHGMMDVEAEKPMMPDTIFRIASMTKQITSVAVMMLYEEGHFRLHEPVSNFIPAFKEMLVLPPEDAEDAAVPVPATRQITIWNLLTHTSGLTYHWNERLGPKYNDAGITHGLLQDESTLEEKMKVLATIPLLHQPNDRVEYGLSIDVLGYLVEVVSGMPLDQFFSERIFKPLGMTDTHFFIPEAKRERIATVYERTGDGPIMRKSQEPTVNGSVIYSTDYPYNGPRTYFSGGAGLVSTATDYARFAQMMLNDGELDGVRLLSRKTVEFMTTDQLTRMDVNYGFGLGFSIVRDESDLWDIGSVGTYSGGGFFFTSFFIDPQEQMIGIFMGQLHPTGGLDLGGRIRTLCYQAITD, from the coding sequence ATGAGAAAAAGTGAGGTTGCAAAGTTGAGAAAAACTGACAGGATTTTAGTATACATCTCGTTCTTGTTGATTCTGACGGTATCTGCCTTCAGTCATGAGTTCCCAATGGTGGAACCCGAAGCAGTTGGGCTTTCTACCGAAAGGCTCTCAAGAATTGATAAAGTAATGGAAACGCACATCGCTCAACAGAAAATCGCTGGCGGTGTTATACTGATTGAGAGGTACGGAAAGATCGCGTATCTCGGGGCTCACGGTATGATGGATGTAGAGGCAGAAAAGCCGATGATGCCCGACACCATTTTCCGTATTGCGTCAATGACCAAGCAGATTACGAGTGTCGCTGTAATGATGCTTTATGAAGAAGGGCATTTTCGGTTACATGAGCCAGTCTCAAATTTCATTCCGGCTTTCAAGGAGATGCTTGTGCTGCCACCGGAAGATGCTGAAGATGCGGCAGTACCTGTACCGGCAACACGGCAGATTACCATCTGGAACCTGCTCACCCACACGTCTGGTCTAACGTATCACTGGAACGAGCGACTCGGTCCGAAATACAACGATGCGGGTATCACCCACGGGCTTTTGCAGGATGAAAGCACGCTTGAAGAGAAGATGAAAGTGTTGGCGACGATCCCATTGTTGCATCAACCGAATGATAGAGTTGAGTACGGTCTCTCAATAGATGTACTCGGTTACCTCGTCGAGGTCGTATCGGGGATGCCGCTTGATCAGTTTTTCTCTGAGCGTATTTTCAAACCGCTCGGTATGACAGACACACACTTTTTTATTCCGGAAGCGAAACGTGAACGGATCGCAACGGTGTACGAACGAACCGGAGACGGTCCAATAATGCGAAAATCCCAAGAACCGACAGTGAACGGTTCGGTGATCTACTCAACCGACTATCCGTACAATGGACCGCGAACCTATTTCTCTGGCGGTGCTGGGTTAGTCTCTACTGCCACTGATTATGCCCGTTTTGCACAGATGATGCTCAACGACGGAGAACTTGACGGTGTCCGATTGTTGAGCCGAAAAACCGTTGAATTCATGACTACGGATCAGCTTACCAGAATGGATGTCAATTACGGATTTGGTCTCGGTTTTAGTATTGTTCGCGACGAGTCAGATCTCTGGGATATCGGATCAGTCGGAACGTATAGCGGCGGTGGTTTCTTCTTTACCAGTTTCTTCATTGACCCTCAAGAACAGATGATTGGTATCTTCATGGGCCAATTGCATCCCACCGGCGGTTTGGATCTCGGAGGGAGGATTCGCACCCTCTGCTACCAAGCAATCACCGATTAA
- a CDS encoding PSD1 and planctomycete cytochrome C domain-containing protein encodes MTQLLRLNGSTSVRRRCIGLIIFLLGVAIVLQPADAEKLRFDRDILPILSDKCFACHGPDSAVRQANLRLDTKEGAFSAPSGYPIIVPGEPENSELVLRITHEDIDQRMPPQISNRQPTQEQIDTLIQWIAEGAEWEDHWVYSLPNRVEPPTVTDSTWVRNPIDAFILGKLEAEGLTPSIEADKRTLIRRLNFDLTGLLPTPAEVEHFLRDETPDAYDSLVNRLLSKPQYGEQLAMYWLDLVRYADTSGYHADENVSIWPYRDYVIKAFNDNMPFDQFTLENLAGDLLPNPTVTQKVAAGYNRLNQTTSEGGAQAKEYLAIYAADRVRTTASVWLGATLGCAQCHDHKFDPYTAKDFYSFAAFFADVKGPGVYGGGSKWEPVVMLPTRMQESTLREINDELAKLEQVFKASSPGLAAEQASWENEILSLLESTESTDFAWVDDAQANGGRTEGTWTFVGKNEAPVFSKLLSRRQTAEAEQTVQHAFRGANRKFTLAEDDQLFAYIWIDPEAPPETVMLQWNDGNWDHRAFWGEDKIESGGIGNDTPAHKPMGPLPAAGEWVRLEVDPTDVGLKSGSVLNGMAFTQFGGTAYWDVAGIATTRGSAVKHTHTEQVIAAIQVDASVRTTSQREQIAAEYRRITPALDGIRNQMADLRKQKSEVEKEIPYSLTTESTQPRTTRVLPRGNWLDDSGEIVEPMIPTFLGDLGIKNRRPTRLELARWVVSKENPLTARAFVNRLWALYFGMGLSRVLDDLGAQGEAPVHPELLDWLAVEFMESGWNVKHIVKLIVTSNAYRQSSKPTEVLREKDPYNRLVARQSRWRLGAETVRDNALFLSGLLVPKIGGPSVRPYQPKGYYSNLNFPKRVYAHDTGENQYRRGLYTHWQRTFLHPSMMAFDAPSRQECTAERATSNTPMQALTLLNDPTYVEVARVFAARILSEGGESIAERINWAYQRVLSRMPQPQELEIMANLYGKHQTEYTANLDAADALVATGEAPATEDVASDELAAWTSVARVILNLHETITRY; translated from the coding sequence ATGACACAGTTATTACGTTTGAACGGTTCGACATCAGTTCGCAGGCGTTGCATAGGTCTTATAATATTCCTGTTGGGAGTGGCAATTGTATTGCAACCCGCCGATGCCGAGAAACTTCGATTTGACCGAGATATTCTGCCAATCTTGTCAGATAAATGTTTTGCGTGTCACGGGCCCGATTCGGCGGTGCGTCAAGCCAACCTACGACTTGACACTAAAGAAGGTGCCTTCTCTGCACCGAGTGGCTATCCAATCATCGTCCCGGGTGAACCGGAGAACAGCGAATTAGTCCTGCGCATCACACACGAAGACATCGACCAGCGGATGCCGCCACAGATCTCCAATCGGCAGCCAACACAGGAACAGATCGACACGCTCATTCAGTGGATTGCCGAGGGTGCTGAATGGGAAGATCATTGGGTCTACAGTTTGCCGAATCGGGTTGAACCTCCTACTGTCACAGACAGCACATGGGTTCGCAATCCTATTGACGCGTTTATACTTGGAAAGTTAGAGGCAGAGGGACTCACACCGTCAATAGAGGCGGATAAGCGGACGCTCATCCGTCGTTTGAATTTTGACCTTACTGGATTGCTACCTACGCCTGCTGAGGTAGAGCATTTTTTAAGAGATGAAACCCCGGATGCCTACGACTCACTCGTTAACAGGCTTCTGTCTAAACCGCAGTACGGTGAGCAGTTGGCAATGTACTGGCTCGATCTCGTGCGCTATGCGGATACGAGCGGTTACCATGCTGATGAAAATGTGAGCATCTGGCCCTATCGCGATTATGTGATAAAAGCGTTTAATGACAACATGCCGTTTGATCAGTTCACACTCGAAAATCTTGCAGGCGATCTCTTACCGAATCCGACAGTTACACAGAAGGTGGCTGCCGGTTATAACCGTCTAAATCAGACAACCTCAGAGGGCGGTGCACAAGCGAAGGAATATCTCGCAATCTACGCTGCAGATCGGGTGCGGACAACTGCATCCGTCTGGTTAGGTGCAACCCTCGGTTGTGCGCAGTGTCACGACCACAAATTTGACCCCTACACTGCCAAGGATTTTTATAGTTTTGCTGCATTCTTTGCCGATGTTAAAGGACCTGGTGTATACGGCGGTGGGAGTAAGTGGGAACCTGTCGTTATGTTACCCACCCGTATGCAGGAATCAACATTGCGAGAAATTAACGACGAATTGGCAAAGTTAGAACAGGTGTTCAAGGCATCGTCCCCCGGATTGGCAGCAGAACAGGCATCGTGGGAGAACGAGATTCTTTCACTTCTCGAATCAACAGAATCTACTGATTTTGCTTGGGTGGACGATGCACAGGCAAACGGCGGTAGGACCGAGGGTACATGGACGTTTGTCGGCAAGAATGAAGCCCCTGTTTTCAGTAAATTGTTATCACGTCGCCAGACAGCGGAAGCTGAGCAGACAGTCCAGCACGCCTTCCGAGGTGCTAATCGGAAGTTTACCCTCGCTGAAGACGATCAACTTTTTGCTTACATCTGGATTGACCCAGAGGCACCCCCAGAAACAGTCATGCTCCAATGGAATGACGGCAATTGGGACCACCGAGCGTTTTGGGGTGAAGATAAAATCGAGTCTGGTGGGATTGGAAACGACACACCTGCTCATAAACCGATGGGACCCCTGCCAGCAGCTGGTGAATGGGTGCGACTTGAGGTAGATCCGACGGATGTTGGATTAAAATCGGGAAGTGTCCTTAATGGGATGGCTTTCACCCAGTTTGGTGGCACCGCTTATTGGGACGTGGCTGGCATCGCGACCACTCGCGGTTCAGCAGTGAAACACACCCATACGGAACAGGTGATTGCAGCAATTCAGGTAGATGCCTCCGTTAGAACGACAAGTCAACGCGAGCAGATTGCAGCGGAATATCGGCGCATCACACCAGCACTCGACGGTATCCGCAATCAGATGGCAGATTTACGGAAGCAGAAATCCGAGGTAGAAAAAGAAATCCCTTACTCACTCACGACTGAATCCACACAACCGCGCACGACCCGTGTTTTACCACGAGGCAACTGGCTGGACGATTCCGGTGAGATCGTCGAACCGATGATACCGACGTTCCTTGGGGACTTGGGTATCAAAAACCGCCGTCCGACTCGATTAGAGCTTGCGCGGTGGGTCGTGTCGAAGGAAAATCCATTGACAGCGCGTGCTTTTGTAAATCGTTTGTGGGCACTCTACTTCGGAATGGGATTGTCCCGCGTCTTGGATGACCTCGGTGCACAAGGTGAAGCACCTGTACATCCTGAATTGCTTGATTGGCTTGCTGTCGAATTTATGGAGAGCGGTTGGAACGTCAAACATATCGTAAAACTTATCGTCACCTCGAATGCCTATCGTCAATCCTCGAAACCGACGGAGGTGTTGCGCGAAAAGGATCCTTACAACCGTTTGGTTGCCCGACAATCCCGTTGGCGATTAGGTGCAGAGACGGTCCGCGATAACGCGCTGTTTTTGAGTGGGCTCCTTGTTCCCAAAATCGGCGGTCCGAGTGTGAGACCTTACCAACCGAAGGGTTACTATTCAAACCTAAACTTTCCGAAGCGGGTCTATGCCCATGATACAGGAGAAAATCAGTATCGCCGTGGGCTTTATACGCACTGGCAGCGCACTTTCTTGCATCCAAGTATGATGGCATTTGATGCACCGAGCCGTCAGGAGTGTACCGCCGAACGTGCAACTTCCAATACGCCGATGCAGGCACTGACTCTACTTAACGATCCAACTTACGTTGAAGTGGCGCGTGTCTTTGCTGCGCGGATTCTCAGTGAAGGCGGTGAATCCATTGCAGAGCGTATCAACTGGGCGTATCAGCGGGTCCTGTCTCGAATGCCGCAGCCCCAGGAACTGGAGATTATGGCAAATCTCTATGGAAAACACCAAACCGAGTATACGGCTAACCTTGATGCTGCTGATGCGCTTGTCGCGACAGGCGAAGCACCTGCGACCGAAGATGTTGCGTCAGACGAATTAGCGGCGTGGACTTCTGTAGCACGGGTGATACTGAACTTGCATGAAACGATCACTCGGTATTAA